Proteins found in one Deltaproteobacteria bacterium genomic segment:
- a CDS encoding acyl-CoA dehydrogenase has product MEAFGFLQAFMGWSLLVGLLAALMLGYVGAPMILWSLAILIYMVGLGLPLWSLVVAVILLLVFVLKPVRTHTVTALVVKLFKKFDFIPKISETERIALDAGVVWIEKDLFSGKPNFENLMKESYPDLTSEEKAFIDGPVEQLCKMLQPWKIWRDREMPKEVWDFIKHEKFLGMIIPKEYGGLGFSALCHSEVIMKLSSRSLPATISVMVPNSLGPAELLVHYGTDQQKNYYLPRLAVGTDMPCFGLTEPLAGSDAGSITSSGVIFKDAQGKIKIKLNWNKRWITLASISTVIGLAFKLRDPGNILGKGEDLGITCALIPSNTPGVVIGRRHDPLSIPFHNCPTQGHDVIVDVDAVVGGAAGCGEGWKMLMECLAAGRGISLPAQATGGSKLIARVVSAHSVVRRQFGVSIGKFEGIEEPLARITAKTYALEAMRKFTVGALDKGIKPPVITAIQKYYSTELGRSVVNDGMDVMGGSGISLGPRNLIGEIYVATPIGITVEGANILTRTLIIFGQGALRAHPFAYNEVKTLEANDLNGFDTAFWGHVGHVVRNLCRSILLSLTRGYLANSPDCHPQLRVYFRRLQWVSASFAILSDVAMGSLGGALKLREKLTGRFADVLAHMYIMTCILRRFEAEGRNKEDLAVVHYNLKYGLAKIQEAFDGIFDNLKIPGLRWFLKGWVGAWSRINSVGSQASDGWSHHISTDVMQDGEFRQRITGGIHLPSDMTQQLARLENAFRVSIKAENAEKKIKKAIKDKILPRKKIYEILEEARAKNVISEDELKLIKESDAIRYDVILVDDYDEDEFMGRKEYHPQLIEMKSF; this is encoded by the coding sequence ATGGAGGCATTTGGTTTTTTGCAAGCCTTTATGGGCTGGAGTTTGCTTGTAGGACTGTTAGCAGCGCTGATGTTGGGATACGTGGGGGCACCCATGATTTTGTGGTCCCTAGCTATTTTGATTTACATGGTGGGTCTGGGGTTGCCCCTGTGGTCCTTGGTTGTGGCAGTGATTCTTTTATTAGTGTTTGTTTTAAAACCCGTTCGCACGCACACAGTAACCGCCTTGGTGGTGAAGTTATTTAAAAAATTTGATTTTATCCCTAAAATTTCAGAAACAGAGAGAATCGCTCTGGATGCGGGAGTTGTTTGGATTGAAAAAGATTTGTTTTCGGGAAAACCAAATTTTGAAAATCTGATGAAAGAGTCTTATCCAGATCTAACAAGTGAAGAAAAAGCATTTATTGACGGGCCTGTTGAGCAGCTTTGTAAAATGCTCCAACCTTGGAAAATTTGGCGCGATCGTGAAATGCCTAAGGAAGTCTGGGATTTTATTAAGCATGAAAAATTTCTGGGGATGATTATCCCAAAAGAGTATGGTGGGCTGGGTTTTTCGGCGCTCTGTCACTCGGAAGTGATTATGAAGTTGTCTTCAAGATCGCTACCTGCAACGATTTCGGTGATGGTTCCTAATTCGCTGGGGCCTGCGGAGCTGCTTGTCCATTACGGAACGGATCAGCAGAAAAATTATTACCTACCTCGATTAGCCGTCGGGACAGACATGCCATGCTTTGGCTTAACGGAACCCTTGGCGGGTTCTGATGCTGGTAGCATCACTTCAAGTGGAGTGATTTTTAAAGACGCTCAGGGAAAAATAAAGATCAAGCTAAATTGGAACAAAAGATGGATCACCTTGGCATCGATTTCAACAGTGATTGGTCTGGCGTTTAAGCTCAGGGATCCGGGAAATATTTTAGGAAAAGGAGAAGATCTAGGAATTACTTGTGCCTTGATCCCTTCAAATACTCCGGGCGTCGTCATTGGCCGAAGGCATGATCCTTTATCCATTCCATTTCATAATTGTCCTACCCAAGGTCATGATGTGATTGTCGATGTCGACGCGGTTGTGGGTGGGGCTGCTGGCTGTGGCGAAGGTTGGAAAATGTTGATGGAGTGTCTTGCTGCTGGAAGAGGTATCAGTTTGCCCGCCCAAGCAACAGGAGGTTCTAAACTGATTGCCAGAGTGGTTTCAGCACATTCTGTGGTGCGAAGACAATTTGGTGTGAGCATTGGAAAATTTGAAGGTATTGAAGAGCCTTTGGCCAGGATCACGGCGAAAACATATGCACTGGAGGCTATGAGGAAATTTACCGTTGGAGCTCTTGATAAAGGAATAAAGCCACCGGTGATCACAGCCATTCAAAAGTATTATTCAACGGAGTTAGGCAGGTCAGTTGTTAATGATGGCATGGACGTGATGGGTGGCTCTGGAATTTCCTTGGGCCCACGAAATCTTATTGGTGAAATTTATGTAGCGACTCCCATTGGGATTACGGTGGAAGGGGCTAATATTTTAACAAGAACCTTGATTATTTTTGGCCAGGGGGCATTGAGAGCCCATCCTTTTGCTTACAATGAGGTGAAGACCTTAGAGGCTAATGATTTAAATGGTTTTGATACCGCTTTTTGGGGTCATGTGGGCCATGTGGTCAGAAATCTTTGTCGAAGCATCTTGTTGTCATTGACTCGTGGTTATCTTGCTAATTCACCCGATTGTCATCCTCAACTGCGTGTTTATTTTAGAAGACTGCAATGGGTTTCGGCAAGTTTTGCAATCCTGTCGGATGTGGCCATGGGATCCCTTGGAGGAGCCCTAAAGCTGCGCGAGAAGCTAACTGGTCGATTCGCAGATGTGTTGGCACATATGTATATCATGACATGTATCCTACGCCGTTTTGAAGCTGAAGGTCGAAATAAAGAAGATTTAGCTGTCGTTCATTATAACTTAAAATATGGTTTAGCTAAAATTCAAGAAGCTTTTGATGGGATTTTTGATAATTTGAAAATCCCAGGATTGCGATGGTTTTTAAAAGGATGGGTGGGAGCTTGGTCGCGGATTAATTCTGTGGGAAGTCAGGCCAGTGATGGTTGGTCTCATCATATTTCAACCGATGTGATGCAAGATGGTGAGTTTAGGCAGCGTATTACGGGTGGAATTCATTTGCCAAGCGATATGACTCAGCAGTTAGCTCGTCTTGAGAATGCTTTTAGAGTTTCAATAAAAGCTGAAAATGCAGAAAAGAAAATTAAAAAAGCGATCAAAGATAAGATCCTACCTAGGAAGAAAATATACGAAATTCTAGAAGAGGCTCGGGCTAAAAATGTTATCAGTGAGGATGAACTTAAATTAATTAAAGAATCCGATGCCATTAGGTACGATGTGATTTTGGTTGATGACTATGATGAAGATGAATTTATGGGAAGGAAAGAGTACCATCCTCAGCTTATCGAAATGAAAAGTTTTTAG
- a CDS encoding acylneuraminate cytidylyltransferase, whose amino-acid sequence MKLLVMASLIALSFATGFTCSKNKPEEIKNEETPAATSEQAPAGSAPVEQQPSQEQMAQPVESNLPAEPAAPAVKSPEPQQTPESK is encoded by the coding sequence ATGAAATTACTAGTTATGGCTTCATTGATCGCGCTTTCTTTTGCAACAGGTTTTACTTGTTCTAAAAACAAACCCGAAGAGATCAAAAACGAAGAAACGCCGGCAGCGACTTCGGAGCAGGCGCCAGCAGGGTCAGCCCCCGTAGAGCAACAACCTTCACAAGAGCAAATGGCTCAGCCAGTTGAAAGCAATTTGCCTGCAGAACCAGCAGCACCTGCGGTCAAGTCACCAGAACCACAACAAACTCCTGAATCTAAATAA
- a CDS encoding methyl-accepting chemotaxis protein: MVKSFKAKILFSLIVAIVLSIAVGVFGLYRSYHQALESAKDTQEGLEFSDSVASIQKDFSHMIQEWKNTLLRGSKKEAYDKHANAFDKALVSIYEKVNTLRGKTDKAHLSQLDSFNSKIKELESKYKAARTEFINPSKFDAASADEAVKGIDRGALEPLNALLDQVEKENKDQSLDGIKSMRTLFWTTVVVSGVVGLLSILIFTFLISKIVNPINTSIASLQSTSEKVAEVATHVSQSSMSVSEAATEQSSSLEETAASLEEISAMISKAAESANSTAISSTESQQKAEEGRIAVDQMLTSMDEISQSNESIMAQINESNQKMGEIVRVIQEIGNKTKVINEIVFQTKLLSFNASVEAARAGEHGKGFAVVAEEVGNLAQMSGNAAKEISDMLDGSISKVDFIVNETKSKVELLVAQGKGKVESGVRVARQCSDVLNEIVHNVSKVSTLSQEISQASKEQAQGVTEINKAMGQLDTVNQQNTTTSQEASTSAQQLSSEAVILKGIVEDLVYVVQGRRADNFENNKGLHQQRKNVSRGGSSGKNQLPNQGRVNHHAKGKNSAA, encoded by the coding sequence ATGGTCAAGTCATTTAAAGCCAAAATCTTGTTTAGTTTAATTGTAGCGATTGTCTTATCAATAGCTGTGGGCGTTTTTGGATTGTATAGATCCTATCATCAAGCATTGGAGTCTGCCAAAGACACTCAAGAAGGCTTAGAGTTTTCGGACTCTGTGGCTTCCATTCAAAAGGATTTTAGTCACATGATACAGGAATGGAAAAACACCTTGTTACGAGGCAGTAAAAAAGAAGCCTATGATAAACATGCAAATGCCTTTGATAAAGCCCTGGTGAGTATTTATGAAAAAGTAAACACCCTTAGAGGAAAAACAGATAAGGCGCACTTATCTCAGTTAGATAGCTTTAATTCTAAGATCAAGGAATTGGAGTCAAAGTACAAAGCCGCGAGAACGGAGTTTATCAATCCTAGTAAGTTTGATGCGGCATCTGCAGATGAAGCTGTCAAGGGAATTGACCGTGGAGCCTTGGAGCCTTTGAACGCCCTATTAGATCAAGTTGAGAAAGAAAATAAAGATCAATCGCTTGATGGCATTAAGAGCATGAGAACTTTATTTTGGACCACTGTCGTGGTTTCAGGAGTTGTGGGATTGCTATCGATATTGATTTTTACGTTTCTAATTTCGAAAATTGTGAATCCGATCAATACCTCGATTGCTTCGTTGCAAAGTACTTCTGAAAAAGTAGCCGAAGTGGCGACCCATGTTTCACAATCATCTATGAGCGTTTCCGAGGCGGCCACAGAGCAGTCTTCGTCTCTAGAGGAAACGGCGGCCTCCTTAGAGGAAATTAGCGCGATGATTTCTAAAGCGGCAGAGAGTGCTAATTCGACTGCCATTAGTTCCACAGAATCTCAGCAAAAGGCTGAAGAGGGCCGTATCGCCGTTGATCAAATGCTAACCTCGATGGATGAAATCAGTCAAAGTAATGAATCTATCATGGCACAGATAAACGAAAGTAATCAAAAGATGGGCGAGATCGTCAGAGTGATTCAAGAAATTGGTAATAAGACAAAAGTGATCAATGAAATTGTGTTTCAGACTAAATTATTATCTTTTAATGCCTCGGTGGAAGCTGCGCGGGCAGGAGAGCACGGTAAGGGATTCGCGGTTGTTGCTGAAGAAGTAGGTAACTTGGCACAGATGAGTGGTAATGCAGCCAAAGAAATCTCCGATATGTTAGATGGAAGTATTTCCAAAGTGGATTTTATTGTGAACGAAACCAAGTCAAAAGTGGAACTTCTTGTGGCTCAAGGAAAAGGAAAAGTGGAGTCTGGAGTCAGGGTGGCTCGTCAATGTTCTGATGTTTTAAATGAGATTGTTCATAATGTTTCTAAGGTTTCCACATTGTCTCAAGAAATCTCGCAAGCGAGTAAAGAACAAGCCCAAGGGGTGACAGAGATCAACAAGGCCATGGGTCAGTTAGATACAGTAAATCAGCAAAACACGACTACCAGTCAAGAAGCTTCAACCTCGGCGCAGCAGCTTTCATCTGAAGCGGTTATTTTAAAAGGAATCGTGGAAGATTTAGTTTATGTCGTGCAAGGAAGACGAGCCGATAATTTTGAGAATAATAAGGGGCTTCACCAGCAAAGGAAAAATGTCTCCAGAGGAGGTTCTTCCGGTAAGAATCAACTTCCGAATCAAGGCAGAGTCAATCATCATGCCAAGGGAAAGAATTCTGCGGCTTAA
- a CDS encoding MotA/TolQ/ExbB proton channel family protein, with amino-acid sequence MGFFSNLFQAFSHGGFVMWIIFFGQIFSIAIIVERIYVLFLSRSLNNRNMALQFEEDIKKGNLDTVLSKAKSLSKKDYALGKAIVAGTQAAVHRGGSQEIQSKMDEVLLSETSQVEKRTGFLAAIGNIATLAGLLGTIMGLIDSFSAVANSNPIEKAALLSNGISMAMYATAYGLLVAIPALVMFAVLQNRAQSLTEDLNQTALMVYNWLTYSYEPVSKKIPRTFDYRQADFHE; translated from the coding sequence ATGGGATTTTTTTCCAATTTATTTCAAGCTTTTTCCCATGGTGGATTTGTCATGTGGATTATTTTTTTCGGTCAAATCTTTTCTATAGCGATCATTGTTGAAAGAATTTACGTTCTTTTTCTCTCTCGATCTCTGAACAACAGAAATATGGCTCTCCAATTTGAGGAAGATATTAAAAAAGGAAACCTTGATACCGTTCTCTCTAAGGCCAAGTCCCTTTCTAAAAAAGACTATGCCCTTGGAAAAGCTATTGTTGCAGGGACTCAAGCCGCCGTTCACCGAGGCGGCAGCCAAGAGATTCAATCAAAGATGGATGAGGTCTTACTTTCAGAGACCTCTCAAGTTGAAAAGCGTACTGGTTTTCTGGCGGCCATTGGTAACATCGCCACCCTAGCAGGTCTCTTAGGAACGATCATGGGTCTTATTGATTCTTTTTCTGCTGTAGCCAACAGCAATCCTATAGAAAAAGCGGCACTCCTATCTAACGGTATTTCAATGGCCATGTATGCGACAGCCTATGGATTGTTGGTTGCTATTCCTGCCCTCGTTATGTTTGCCGTCTTACAAAACAGAGCTCAATCCCTGACGGAAGATTTAAACCAAACAGCCTTAATGGTCTATAATTGGTTAACCTATAGTTACGAACCTGTTTCTAAAAAAATCCCTCGTACTTTTGATTACCGTCAAGCTGATTTTCATGAATAA
- a CDS encoding biopolymer transporter ExbD, with protein MGMSGQSYSKKDLNFELNLLPVFDILSVCICFLLMTVVWVEIRSLETKQVIGSQGLAETETRESLWISLDQENNLTLNLQSPKKLQDGTSSPSASTSRKSYSLMAAKGQIDWNKMSLYLKSIANNKIEIAQLLPTKKTKYDEIIKLMDLLKQNGFKDIGLSPI; from the coding sequence ATGGGAATGTCTGGTCAGTCTTACTCTAAGAAAGATTTGAATTTTGAACTTAATTTACTTCCTGTATTTGACATCCTTTCTGTATGTATCTGTTTTTTATTGATGACCGTGGTGTGGGTGGAGATCAGGTCCCTTGAAACAAAGCAAGTGATTGGTAGCCAAGGCCTGGCAGAGACGGAAACGAGAGAAAGCCTCTGGATTAGCTTGGATCAGGAAAACAACCTCACTCTGAACCTGCAATCGCCAAAAAAATTACAAGACGGCACCTCTTCCCCTTCGGCCTCTACCTCTAGAAAATCTTATTCCTTGATGGCGGCGAAAGGTCAAATTGACTGGAACAAGATGAGTTTGTATTTAAAATCGATTGCCAATAACAAAATCGAAATCGCGCAACTTCTTCCAACAAAAAAAACCAAGTACGATGAAATCATCAAGCTTATGGATCTTCTAAAACAAAATGGCTTTAAGGATATTGGTTTATCACCTATATAG